Proteins from one Juglans microcarpa x Juglans regia isolate MS1-56 chromosome 6S, Jm3101_v1.0, whole genome shotgun sequence genomic window:
- the LOC121236470 gene encoding elongation factor 1-delta-like has protein sequence MAVTFYDVNSPSGLKKLDDYLLTRSYITGYQASKDDLTVYGAVFKAPSAEYVNVSRWFNHIDALLRISGVSGEGCGVTVKGSAPITEEAIATPPVADTKASAAEEDDDDDDVDLFGEETEEEKKAAEERAAAIKASGKKKESGKSSVLLDVKPWDDETDMKKLEEAVRSVQMEGLFWGASKLVPVGYGIKKLQIMLTIVDDLVSVDSLIEEQLTEEPINEFVQSCDIVAFNKI, from the exons ATGGCAGTCACATTCTATGATGTCAACTCACCCTCTGGCCTGAAGAAACTTGACGATTACCTCCTTACTCGTAGTTACATTACAGG cTATCAAGCTTCCAAGGACGATCTTACTGTATATGGAGCTGTTTTCAAGGCTCCATCAGCTGAATATGTTAATGTGTCTCGGTGGTTCAATCACATTGATGCACTCTTGAGGATCTC TGGTGTTTCTGGAGAAGGATGTGGTGTCACTGTTAAGGGATCTGCTCCCATCACAGAGGAGGCAATTGCAACCCCTCCAGTTGCTGACACTAAG GCCTCAGCTgcagaagaagatgatgatgatgatgatgtagaCCTTTTTGGCGAGGAGACtgaagaggagaagaaggctGCAGAAGAACGTGCCGCTGCCATCAAGGCATCTGGCAAAAAGAAAGAGT CTGGCAAGTCCTCGGTCCTTTTGGATGTGAAGCCATGGGATGATGAAACTGACATGAAAAAACTTGAGGAAGCAGTAAGAAGTGTTCAGATGGAAGGGCTGTTTTGGGGAGCAT CTAAACTGGTCCCGGTTGGGTATGGTATCAAGAAATTGCAGATAATGCTTACCATTGTGGATGACTTGGTATCTGTTGATAGTCTCATTGAGGAACAGCTTACGGAAGAACCAATTAATGAGTTTGTCCAGAGTTGTGATATTGTGGCCTTCAACAAAATAT AA